In a genomic window of Acropora muricata isolate sample 2 chromosome 2, ASM3666990v1, whole genome shotgun sequence:
- the LOC136909191 gene encoding uncharacterized protein isoform X2, translating into MCEANEQVNSLLPLSEDNVRVEFAYDTVVTKLTDLHFESEGQRVTLLESVPRLEKFHVIQIYNLGVAPLRISKADTSEFLVEAKKIFELCSSFCYTQDVSERIPFDYFSKALQFCFPPQPEKCLSSTVVSKLLELFQIFQKENIVCHLQEQRGQQPNTQQVYIRRGGKYFIAELLEIFQTRRNRLEGCITDVIDQTKRIALLDAQVHRTENLEIKPVFLISWIKLLQITEVSNYFASCLAKDSSLYFNPLSQVPYQTTAQQFQTVLDEIKRTGGEIYLPTDQERIGLILKHITHFCQYQDCNIILSSLKLLTSSKIDMEVLEVVFEKFLFKGKLQVSQYLYPMINQTSFEKKALDLLSDVLCLFPKGTVFKIIQFCEKFFSSYPDYHTVCKVLTLFVDGLDDENHCSLERRAENVLELFRGLESNWLPFISLWYPFPVWFIKEFQSSFDEQNRTELVTFIRNTLMCACTSEISVEQKMFFVTSMEQFFDWLSRQDFATEIKSEISALLVCCRFLIRDVKFLTEVIKQLGPCTKLTLEFKKFVLCELDDLARHFKGDKERDVFEKILGILSSTQVYECTQELLSEMLTYLKRFFDKDRPMKTIPHPVLRLLSLISTVPISDDRRLKVLKRAIASGSGLSSSTLMLELMTTFFRLEEANEFFDHVHSVFVDEFKEDKDLFESFQKVIHKALPSTSSRIVPKVGILEVARSISTGIFNEEVDSCCFIVLGQAFGMSDSEMVELFSEVKRCANEIFKGHNGSDSKPYGQDILFWPFTDSLRCIVSSVGFSGKEKLILVAKVCNIFRKGLDVKPRWHIMHMDALENLIPCAPRQNEGDSAGSETKMSLSFDHIVTFLEDSTMMYQLGRIPTNVNQSLYSVFSKINPNTFSRERLADVYNFIRSQEDLDECFFHQILSFLEVGIQMSNSEEDVLGVLQEMEHFLHAITPDLIPLVMLSYEYLIQNQVRTKERKVFVGEVIMKWQSPTKAVVLSYLKLPQLLWKAFVDTDCLTRRCETIQRMQEILKGANKEVENYCNVMTGLGYENLREISCKELEWLIFDSSLPNHDAALAFILIFRCRDKQVNCFTLFRGQIGNGFLQFLSDGTASIQEVSSEDNRPALSSDGVGSEGSHTTAAKARSSALTPVSIAQKMIQILRRIRMSGEDISEICFPLWDSVFSCFSMGLTTCSDHQCQITLSSFRRDHYFDLLLSVLEESSSTEVFLFWVKKNWHHLHQCSDIILKSCRKTAAASSLDNEAQLEVHTAVFNTLEMMRTKTTAPSQLALFQLGNNCFRNLETHLRHLSKVLDINWPIEVTLAVFGLFQINVEVGVAVAEMISSWTSHEQAIKLVEGVQGIFEENRGHPEIIRSAGFALQLSQAHGRFCAESSKDLLLKINELIERLCDDPEDVSGLTVVPKWRQTMIAEGFPVQVIDSWCEAFLATPPEDLSSRDIDAIVDLTSRSLQLVSAVSQNIKECIFPETGFGVKEGVNESHTRERLRLARLLGEFINVLKQRKPDENRKDAVIRDIVVEACDELCKVYQNPLRKRKELYKIRDSMLKALFTEVFGKQQNQVNEPEFAVDPAAEDQSCKEVQRKASPVKKQASYLHENYPRLVKNALVYGPLSVLLRRWLSTIATKRVLAFHTRNVIQEMFSAYTSEGGPTLEELHHSILEYIISLERNQALMSQLQVAGYNQKMQDTLDLWSSLSIECPGYLSNKESANRQRLEKKLKKLTKILRCLWNEWKDILQMGLIGPVKVGEKMIPTEELFSLQDSLEDMDEQASAVRPIVRQIGSQNPVLEGRVRVLMSQEQRHRARIKKLQSEQSSQDGDRDEDGKKTKVSGARGKEKSERFVAVWDNRFLENVKLCSERIPGCYAPNGFHSEKPVLCALSVDNRILTVFREEKVDRREEIENVEVKLFDAGMFVYELHTSGHDYVTDELWAAFYKKLLEEGLVPRIVLSDESPGFDWIKRFAKPEPKLPFPSKWEFHEGIVPLKEDYFDYNPLMTKTASGFVVLTKENVSSFEFNNFKDARTVEEKIKRENTMTGWAIKELAGNGNKLAWIVRGTIKKMVDDEKVTEKTIEDLGGNVEDRQAVLRACQRAFSRYLSEQSDLTRHHDSHVGVQNQSLETTAVYDVTQ; encoded by the exons ATGTGTGAGGCCAATGAGCAAGTGAACTCTCTCCTTCCACTCAGTGAGGATAATGTCAGAGTTGAATTTGCATATGATACTGTCGTAACAAAATTAACAGACCTTCATTTCGAGAGTGAGGGGCAAAGAGTGACCCTTCTTGAAAGCGTGCCGCGTTTAGAAAAATTCCACGTTATTCAAATTTATAACTTAGGTGTTGCTCCTCTTCGTATCTCTAAGGCGGATACTTCAGAATTCCTCGTCGAAGCAAAGAAGATTTTTGAACTTTGCTCATCCTTCTGTTACACCCAAGACGTGTCTGAAAGAATTCCCTTTGATTACTTCTCCAAAGCTTTGCAGTTCTGTTTTCCTCCGCAGCCAGAGAAATGTCTCTCAAGTACGGTTGTTTCCAAATTGCTTGAGCTTTTCCAGATATTTCAGAAAGAGAACATTGTTTGCCATCTACAAGAGCAAAGAGGACAACAGCCCAACACACAGCAAGTTTATATACGTAGAGGAGGCAAGTATTTCATTGCCGAACTACTCGAGATATTTCAAACGCGAAGAAATAGACTTGAGGGATGTATTACAGATGTCATTGACCAGACTAAAAGGATTGCTTTACTAGACGCTCAAGTGCACAGAACCGAGAACCTTGAAATCAAGCCAGTGTTCTTGATAAGCTGGATAAAACTGCTGCAAATAACGGAGGTCAGCAATTACTTTGCTTCTTGTTTAGCCAAGGACAGTTCTCTATATTTTAATCCACTCTCTCAGGTTCCATATCAAACGACTGCCCAACAGTTTCAGACAGTTCTTGATGAAATAAAGCGTACAGGAGGTGAAATTTACCTCCCAACTGACCAGGAGAGGATTGGTTTGATTCTCAAGCACATAACACACTTTTGCCAATATCAAGATTGCAATATAATCCTATCATCACTTAAGCTCTTGACAAGCTCAAAAATCGACATGGAAGTCCTTGAAGTTgttttcgaaaaatttctttttaaagggAAACTGCAAGTTTCTCAATATCTTTATCCTATGATCAATCAAACTTCTTTTGAAAAGAAGGCTTTGGATCTTCTCTCTGATGTCTTATGTTTATTTCCCAAaggaacagttttcaaaataatacaATTCTGCGAAAAATTCTTCTCCAGTTATCCTGATTACCACACTGTCTGCAAGGTTTTAACTCTTTTCGTCGATGGTTTAGATGACGAAAACCACTGCAGTCTAGAAAGAAGAGCTGAGAATGTATTAGAGTTGTTCAGAGGACTCGAGAGTAACTGGCTCCCATTTATATCATTGTGGTATCCGTTCCCTGTGTGGTTCATCAAGGAATTCCAGAGTTCTTTTGACGAGCAAAACCGTACAGAGCTAGTAACTTTTATACGTAATACCCTTATGTGTGCGTGTACATCCGAGATATCAGTTGAACAGAAGATGTTTTTTGTTACTAGCATGGAACAGTTCTTCGATTGGCTCTCACGACAAGACTTCGCTACAGAAATTAAGAGTGAGATCAGTGCTCTTCTTGTGTGCTGCAGATTTCTAATCAGGGACGTAAAGTTTCTTACTGAGGTTATCAAGCAGTTAGGTCCTTGCACAAAGCTTACACTTGAATTTAAGAAATTTGTCCTTTGCGAACTCGATGATTTGGCCAGACATTTCAAGGGGGATAAGGAGAGGGACGTTTTCGAAAAGATACTTGGAATTTTGAGTTCAACTCAAGTCTACGAATGCACACAAGAGTTACTGTCTGAGATGCTCACCTATCTCAAGCGTTTTTTTGACAAGGACAGACCAATGAAGACCATCCCACATCCAGTGTTGAGACTATTATCTTTGATATCCACAGTTCCCATTTCAGATGACCGAAGGCTGAAAGTACTGAAGAGAGCCATAGCGTCTGGTAGTGGTTTATCCAGCAGTACGCTCATGTTGGAACTGATGACCACGTTCTTTCGACTGGAAGAAGCTAATGAATTCTTTGACCATGTGCATTCAGTGTTTGTTGACGAATTTAAAGAAGATAAGGATTTGTTTGAGAGCTTTCAAAAAGTGATCCATAAGGCACTTCCCTCGACTTCCTCCCGAATTGTTCCTAAAGTAGGGATTTTAGAAGTTGCAAGATCCATATCTACGGGTATCTTTAATGAAGAGGTCGACAGTTGTTGCTTTATTGTTCTTGGCCAGGCGTTTGGTATGTCTGACTCAGAAATGGTAGAGCTGTTTTCAGAAGTAAAGAGGTgcgcaaatgaaattttcaagGGTCACAATGGGAGCGATTCAAAACCTTACGGCCAAGATATTCTGTTCTGGCCATTTACTGATTCCTTGCGTTGCATAGTTTCATCGGTGGGGTTTTCTGGTAAAGAAAAGCTCATATTAGTCGCGAAAGTCTGCAATATTTTTCGCAAGGGCTTGGATGTCAAACCACGGTGGCACATAATGCATATGGACGCCTTAGAAAATCTGATTCCCTGTGCTCCAAGGCAAAATGAGGGTGACTCTGCAGGGAGTGAGACAAAAATGTCATTGAGCTTTGATCACATCGTGACTTTCTTGGAAGATTCCACTATGATGTATCAGCTGGGAAGAATTCCCACCAACGTCAATCAATCGCTCTACAGTGTATTCTCCAAGATAAATCCCAACACGTTCTCCAGGGAAAGGTTGGCAGATGTGTACAATTTTATTCGTTCCCAAGAAGATTTAGATGAGTGTTTCTTTCACCAAATATTGTCCTTTCTTGAGGTTGGCATTCAAATGTCAAATTCTGAGGAAGATGTACTCGGAGTCTTGCAAGAAATGGAGCACTTTTTGCACGCCATCACACCAGATTTGATTCCTCTCGTCATGCTTAGTTATGAATATCTGATACAGAATCAAGTGCGCACAAAGGAGCGGAAAGTGTTTGTGGGAGAAGTCATCATGAAGTGGCAATCACCTACGAAAGCGGTCGTTCTTTCCTACCTGAAACTCCCTCAACTTCTTTGGAAAGCGTTCGTCGATACTGATTGCTTAACTCGGAGATGCGAGACAATACAGCGTATGCAGGAAATTCTCAAAGGCGCTAATAAAGAAGTAGAGAACTACTGTAATGTGATGACTGGGCTTGGATACGAAAACCTGAGGGAAATTTCCTGCAAAGAACTTGAATGGCTAATTTTCGATTCATCTCTTCCAAATCACGACGCAGCACTTGCATTTATTCTGATTTTCCGATGTCGGGACAAACAAGTGAATTGCTTTACGCTGTTTCGTGGACAGATTGGAAATGGTTTCTTGCAGTTTCTGTCTGATGGGACGGCGTCCATACAAGAAGTTTCCAGTGAAGACAACAGGCCAGCACTTAGCAGTGACGGAGTTGGTTCTGAAGGTAGTCACACTACGGCAGCTAAGGCACGTTCATCTGCCTTAACACCAGTTTCCATTGCTCAGAAAATGATTCAGATCCTGCGACGTATACGTATGTCAGGGGAAGACATCAGTGAAATTTGCTTTCCGCTATGGGATAgtgtttttagttgtttttccATGGGGCTAACAACGTGCTCTGACCATCAGTGTCAAATAACATTATCTAGCTTTCGCCGTGATCACTACTTTGACCTTCTCTTGTCAGTTCTTGAGGAATCCTCCTCGACAGAAGTGTTTCTTTTCTGGGTGAAGAAAAACTGGCACCACCTGCACCAGTGCTCGGATATTATTTTGAAATCCTGCAGGAAGACGGCTGCAGCCAGTAGTTTGGATAACGAAGCCCAATTGGAGGTTCATACTGCAGTTTTCAACACTTTGGAAATGATGCGCACCAAGACAACTGCTCCTTCACAATTAGCTCTTTTTCAATTAGGTAATAATTGTTTCCGGAATCTGGAGACACACTTGAGGCATTTAAGTAAAGTACTTGACATTAACTGGCCTATCGAGGTCACCTTGGCAGTCTTTGGTCTTTTCCAAATCAATGTAGAAGTTGGAGTGGCAGTAGCGGAGATGATCTCTTCCTGGACATCTCACGAACAGGCTATAAAACTTGTTGAAGGTGTTCAAGGGATCTTCGAGGAAAATAGAGGACACCCCGAGATAATTCGCTCAGCTGGATTTGCCTTGCAGCTTTCACAAGCTCATGGCCGTTTTTGCGCAGAGTCGAGCAAAGACCTTCTACTGAAAATCAATGAACTCATTGAACGACTATGTGACGATCCCGAGGATGTCTCTGGCCTGACCGTTGTACCAAAATGGCGACAAACGATGATAGCAGAAGGCTTTCCAGTTCAAGTGATTGACAGCTGGTGTGAAGCATTCCTGGCGACGCCACCGGAAGATCTTTCATCGCGAGATATTGATGCCATTGTGGATTTAACTTCTCGCTCCTTGCAGCTTGTCTCAGCAGTTTCGCAAAACATTAAAGAGTGCATCTTTCCTGAAACTGGTTTCGGAGTTAAAGAAGGCGTTAACGAGTCACACACTAGAGAACGCCTCCGATTGGCAAGATTACTGGGAGAATTCATAAACGTTTTGAAGCAAAGAAAACCAGATGAAAATCGCAAAGATGCTGTAATCAGGGATATTGTTGTCGAGGCTTGTGACGAGCTTTGCAAAGTATATCAGAACCCATTAAGAAAACGCAAAGAGCTTTACAAAATTCGCGACAGTATGCTGAAAGCTTTGTTCACAGAAGTTTTTGGAAAGCAGCAAAATCAAGTTAATGAGCCTGAGTTCGCTGTTGACCCAGCGGCTGAGGACCAATCATGCAAAGAAGTACAAAGAAAGGCATCGCCCGTGAAAAAGCAAGCGTCATATCTGCACGAGAATTATCCACGATTAGTGAAAAATGCCCTAGTTTATGGACCATTGTCAGTGTTGCTGAGACGTTGGTTGTCCACCATTGCTACCAAACGAGTCCTAGCATTTCACACGCGAAACGTCATTCAGGAGATGTTTTCAGCTTACACCTCCGAAGGAGGTCCTACCCTTGAGGAGCTACACCACAGCATCCTGGAATACATCATATCACTCGAAAGAAACCAGGCTCTTATGTCTCAGCTACAAGTTGCAGGATACAACCAGAAAATGCAAGACACTTTAGATCTCTGGTCTTCTCTTTCAATCGAGTGTCCAGGATATCTCAGTAATAAAGAATCTGCAAATCGCCAAAGGCTGgagaagaaactgaagaaactgACCAAGATTCTCAGGTGCCTCTGGAATGAGTGGAAAGACATTCTCCAGATGGGCCTTATTGGCCCCGTCAAAGTTGGCGAGAAAATGATTCCAACAGAAGAACTCTTCAGTCTTCAAGACTCGCTCGAAGATATGGATGAACAAGCATCTGCAGTGAGGCCCATTGTGAGACAAATTGGCTCGCAAAACCCGGTCCTTGAAGGAAGAGTGAGGGTACTGATGTCTCAAGAACAACGACACCGTGCGAGGATAAAAAAGTTGCAAAGTGAG CAATCCTCACAAGATGGCGATAGAGATGAAGACGGAAAAAAGACCAAG GTTTCAGGGGCTAGAGGGAAAGAGAAAAGCGAGAGGTTTGTGGCCGTATGGGATAACAGGTTCCTGGAAAATGTGAAATTGTGCTCTGAACGCATTCCAG GATGTTATGCACCCAACGGTTTCCATTCAGAGAAACCCGTGCTGTGTGCCTTGTCCGTAGACAACAGGATTCTTACCGTTTTTAGAGAGGAAAAGGTCGATCGtagagaagaaattgaaaatgttgaGGTGAAGCTTTTTGATGCTGGCATGTTTGTGTATGAACTTCACACAAGTGGACATGATTACGTCACTGACGAGCTCTGGGCGGCATTCTACAAGAAACTTTTGGAAGAAGGGCTGGTGCCAAGAATTGTGTTGAGTGATGAAAGCCCCGGCTTTGATTGGATAAAACGATTTGCTAAGCCAG AACCAAAGCTTCCATTTCCCTCGAAATGGGAGTTCCATGAAGGAATTGTTCCACTGAAGGAGGATTATTTCGACTACAATCCACTAATGACGAAGACTGCATCAGGATTTGTTGTATTGACGAAGGAGAACGTTTCTAGTTTTGAGTTCAACAATTTTAAG GATGCTCGTACAGTCGAAGagaagataaaaagagaaaatacaatgacagGGTGGGCCATTAAAGAACTAGCAGGCAATGGTAATAAACTGGCGTGGATCGTTAGAGGGACAATCAAGAAAATGGTGGATGACGAGAAAGTCACAGAAAAGACCATAGAAGACTTGGGAGGAAATGTAGAAGACAGACAAGCCGTCCTTCGTGCGTGTCAACGTGCCTTCTCGAGATATCTTTCGGAACAGAGTGACCTCACACGACATCAcgacagccatgttggtgttcaAAATCAAAGCCTTGAAACGACGGCCGTTTATGATGTCACGCAATGA